One window from the genome of Leptospira ryugenii encodes:
- the mnmA gene encoding tRNA 2-thiouridine(34) synthase MnmA, whose protein sequence is MANKGKIIVAMSGGVDSAVAAGLLMEEGYDVIGVNLRTWEYEAPACDTTKKSCCSPEDIRDARDVGLSLNIPFYVIKMEKVFGERVINRFIEDYKDGRTPNPCVECNTFVKFGALFEQAQKLGIEKIATGHYARTIEINGRYAIQNAVDGKKNQAYYLYGLSQENIKNTVFPLGGMIKEEVRALASRMGLPVANKPESQEICFIPENDYRSFLKKKGVQFTPGFFKLRDGKIIGKHQGKEGFTIGQRKGLGIAWKNPLYVLSIEDDGTVVLGEEIETYCESFVLEDICYQAQSKMERGETRDMMVQIRYRSQPVPCKVTSHGELWSVQFLTNVRSVTPGQSATFYPVGGDYLLAGGIIQKGSITFKEVENHLDLANHIG, encoded by the coding sequence AGGTTACGATGTGATCGGAGTGAATCTTAGAACTTGGGAATATGAAGCTCCCGCCTGTGACACCACAAAAAAATCCTGCTGTTCCCCTGAGGACATCAGGGATGCTAGGGACGTTGGATTGTCTCTCAATATACCTTTTTATGTGATCAAAATGGAAAAGGTATTTGGAGAAAGGGTCATCAATCGATTCATTGAAGATTATAAAGATGGACGAACACCTAACCCTTGTGTTGAATGCAATACTTTTGTGAAATTTGGTGCATTATTTGAACAAGCTCAAAAATTAGGTATTGAAAAGATAGCAACTGGTCACTATGCACGTACGATTGAGATCAATGGAAGATATGCCATCCAAAATGCAGTCGATGGAAAGAAAAACCAGGCGTACTATTTGTACGGATTGAGCCAAGAAAATATAAAGAATACGGTTTTCCCTTTGGGTGGTATGATTAAAGAAGAGGTCAGAGCTCTTGCATCTCGAATGGGGCTTCCTGTTGCGAATAAACCAGAATCCCAAGAGATATGCTTCATTCCCGAAAATGATTATAGGAGTTTTTTGAAAAAGAAGGGAGTGCAATTCACACCTGGCTTTTTTAAACTCAGAGATGGCAAAATCATAGGCAAACACCAAGGAAAGGAAGGCTTTACCATAGGACAAAGGAAAGGATTAGGGATTGCATGGAAAAATCCTCTCTATGTACTTTCGATTGAGGACGATGGAACAGTAGTCTTAGGTGAGGAAATCGAGACCTACTGTGAGTCTTTTGTCTTGGAAGATATTTGCTACCAAGCGCAATCAAAAATGGAAAGGGGTGAAACTCGCGACATGATGGTGCAAATCAGATATAGAAGCCAGCCTGTTCCCTGTAAGGTGACCTCCCATGGCGAACTTTGGTCTGTGCAATTTTTAACGAATGTGCGAAGTGTAACACCTGGTCAATCTGCAACCTTTTACCCTGTTGGTGGTGATTATCTTTTGGCTGGCGGAATCATTCAGAAAGGATCGATCACTTTCAAGGAAGTAGAAAACCATTTGGATCTTGCGAATCATATAGGGTAG